A single Chaetodon trifascialis isolate fChaTrf1 chromosome 18, fChaTrf1.hap1, whole genome shotgun sequence DNA region contains:
- the agtr1b gene encoding type-1 angiotensin II receptor: protein MKNITAGATEGIDLTCGMSGSHEFIFTLVPIVYGCNFVIGIVGNSMVVAVIYCYMKLKTVANIFVLNLAVSDLTFLITLPMWATFTAIGYHWPFGGFLCKASAGLVIFNLYTSIFFLTALSIDRYLAIVHPVRSRRFRTVVYARITCVVIWLFAFVLSVPTALTRDVHNIANSNTTVCGILHTKIEKDLRLKGLLLAISLMKSLLGFLVPFIIIITCYCLIGRALLGARHIQKSSRSRDDEVLRMLAAAVLAFFLCWVPHQVFHLMQVLTQLILGENCAILEIIDTAMPFTICIAYFNSCVNPIVYGFVGHNFRRNLLRLLRCSPGGATGPHPSISSKMSALSFRASEALSLTAKSKASSDVK, encoded by the coding sequence atgaagAATATAACGGCAGGAGCGACAGAAGGGATCGATCTGACATGCGGCATGTCTGGGAGCCATGAATTCATCTTCACCCTGGTACCCATCGTCTACGGCTGTAACTTTGTCATCGGCATCGTTGGAAACAGTATGGTAGTGGCTGTCATCTACTGCTACATGAAGCTCAAGACGGTGGCCAACATTTTTGTGCTCAATCTCGCCGTTTCTGACCTCACCTTCCTCATCACTCTGCCCATGTGGGCCACCTTCACCGCCATAGGCTATCACTGGCCCTTTGGAGGATTCCTCTGCAAGGCCAGTGCAGGGCTGGTGATTTTCAACCTCTACACCAGCATCTTCTTCCTTACAGCTCTCAGCATTGACCGGTACCTTGCCATCGTCCACCCTGTGCGATCGCGTCGGTTCCGCACTGTGGTGTACGCACGCATCACCTGTGTAGTGATCTGGCTTTTTGCCTTTGTGCTTAGTGTACCCACAGCACTGACCAGGGATGTCCACAACATCGCAAACTCTAACACCACAGTGTGTGGCATTCTGCACACAAAGATTGAAAAAGACCTGAGGTTGAAGGGGCTCCTGCTGGCCATCAGCCTGATGAAGAGCCTGCTGGGCTTCCTGGTgcccttcatcatcatcatcacctgctACTGCCTCATCGGACGGGCGCTGCTGGGGGCGAGGCACATCCAGAAAAGCTCTCGTTCTCGTGATGATGAGGTGCTGCGCATGCTTGCAGCGGCCGTCCTGGCCTTCTTCCTGTGCTGGGTGCCTCATCAGGTGTTCCACTTAATGCAGGTGCTCACCCAGCTGATACTGGGGGAGAACTGTGCCATTCTGGAAATCATTGACACCGCCATGCCCTTCACCATCTGCATTGCCTACTTCAACAGCTGTGTGAACCCTATTGTGTACGGCTTTGTTGGGCACAACTTTCGACGTAACTTACTGCGACTGTTGCGGTGCTCGCCAGGGGGGGCGACAGGGCCTCACCCGAGCATCAGCTCCAAGATGAGCGCCCTCTCTTTTCGGGCCTCTGAGGCCCTGAGCCTCACAGCCAAAAGTAAAGCCTCCTCTGATGTTAAGTGA
- the cpb1 gene encoding carboxypeptidase B isoform X2: MWTSACLPSTLTWCTPSCSSMTYSMSTVLIEDLQAAVDAQADNKLSFRSHSYTKYNNWPMIESWMASIASSNPSMVSKQVIGNTYEGRPMPILKLGKKSGSTKPAIFMDCGIHAREWISPAFCQWFVKEALSTYGSDSQMTSLLNEMDVFVLPVFNIDGYDYTHNHNRMWRKTRSRVSGSCYGVDPNRNFDAGWCSVGASRNPCDDTYCGTAPESEIEVKHVADFIRKNRSIIKGYLTIHSYGQLLLFPYSYTYKLAADHSELMKVAQGASAALRSLYGTRYTSGRGITTIYAAAGGSDDWAYDLGVKYSYTFELRDKDTYGFLLPESQIKPTCEETMLAVKYIAAYVQKNLY; encoded by the exons ATGTGGACATCCGCGTGCCTGCCATCTACCTTGACATGGTGTACaccctcctgcagcagcatgaCATACAGCATGAGTAC GGTCCTTATTGAGGATCTGCAGGCCGCTGTTGATGCCCAGGCTGACAACAAGCTCTCTTTCAGATCCCACAGCTACACCAAGTACAACAACTGGCCCATG ATCGAGTCCTGGATGGCTTCCATTGCCTCCTCCAATCCAAGCATGGTCAGCAAGCAGGTGATTGGAAACACCTACGAGGGACGCCCCATGCCCATTCTCAAG CTCGGTAAGAAGTCTGGCTCCACCAAGCCCGCTATCTTCATGGATTGTGGAATCCACGCTAGAGAGTGGATCTCTCCTGCTTTCTGCCAGTGGTTTGTCAAGGAG GCTCTGTCCACCTACGGCAGTGACTCTCAGATGACCAGCCTGCTCAACGAGATGGATGTCTTTGTTCTGCCTGTCTTCAACATTGATGGTTACGACTACACCCACAACCAC AACAGGATGTGGAGGAAAACTCGCTCCAGGGTATCTGGATCCTGCTATGGAGTCGATCCTAACAGGAACTTCGATGCTGGCTGGTGCT CCGTTGGAGCCTCCAGAAACCCCTGTGACGATACCTACTGTGGAACTGCTCCTGAGTCTGAGATCGAGGTCAAGCATGTGGCCGACTTCATCCGCAAGAACAGGTCCATCATTAAGGGCTACCTCACCATCCACTCCTACggccagctgctgctcttcccCTACTCCTACACCTATAAGCTGGCTGCAGACCACAGTGAGCTG ATGAAGGTTGCTCAGGgggcctctgctgctctgcgtAGTCTGTATGGTACTCGCTACACCAGTGGACGTGGTATTACAACCATCT ACGCCGCTGCTGGAGGCTCCGACGACTGGGCCTACGACCTGGGAGTGAAGTATTCCTACACCTTCGAGTTGCGTGACAAAGATACTTATGGCTTCCTGCTGCCCGAGTCTCAGATCAAGCCCACATGTGAGGAGACCATGCTGGCCGTCAAGTACATTGCCGCCTACGTGCAGAAGAACCTCTATTAA
- the cpb1 gene encoding carboxypeptidase B isoform X1, with amino-acid sequence MKVFLLFGLVAVALADRAHFEGEKVFRLKPVLDEHVTVIKELAKRIKVDFWRPDRSDLVSVNADVDIRVPAIYLDMVYTLLQQHDIQHEVLIEDLQAAVDAQADNKLSFRSHSYTKYNNWPMIESWMASIASSNPSMVSKQVIGNTYEGRPMPILKLGKKSGSTKPAIFMDCGIHAREWISPAFCQWFVKEALSTYGSDSQMTSLLNEMDVFVLPVFNIDGYDYTHNHNRMWRKTRSRVSGSCYGVDPNRNFDAGWCSVGASRNPCDDTYCGTAPESEIEVKHVADFIRKNRSIIKGYLTIHSYGQLLLFPYSYTYKLAADHSELMKVAQGASAALRSLYGTRYTSGRGITTIYAAAGGSDDWAYDLGVKYSYTFELRDKDTYGFLLPESQIKPTCEETMLAVKYIAAYVQKNLY; translated from the exons ATGAAGGTCTTCCTGCTTTTCGGATTGGTGGCTGTTGCCCTGGCTGACCGCGCTCACTTCGAGGG AGAGAAAGTCTTCCGTCTGAAGCCTGTGCTTGATGAGCATGTGACTGTGATTAAGGAACTGGCTAAGCGCATCAAg GTCGATTTCTGGAGGCCCGATAGGTCTGATCTGGTCTCTGTCAACGCTGATGTGGACATCCGCGTGCCTGCCATCTACCTTGACATGGTGTACaccctcctgcagcagcatgaCATACAGCATGA GGTCCTTATTGAGGATCTGCAGGCCGCTGTTGATGCCCAGGCTGACAACAAGCTCTCTTTCAGATCCCACAGCTACACCAAGTACAACAACTGGCCCATG ATCGAGTCCTGGATGGCTTCCATTGCCTCCTCCAATCCAAGCATGGTCAGCAAGCAGGTGATTGGAAACACCTACGAGGGACGCCCCATGCCCATTCTCAAG CTCGGTAAGAAGTCTGGCTCCACCAAGCCCGCTATCTTCATGGATTGTGGAATCCACGCTAGAGAGTGGATCTCTCCTGCTTTCTGCCAGTGGTTTGTCAAGGAG GCTCTGTCCACCTACGGCAGTGACTCTCAGATGACCAGCCTGCTCAACGAGATGGATGTCTTTGTTCTGCCTGTCTTCAACATTGATGGTTACGACTACACCCACAACCAC AACAGGATGTGGAGGAAAACTCGCTCCAGGGTATCTGGATCCTGCTATGGAGTCGATCCTAACAGGAACTTCGATGCTGGCTGGTGCT CCGTTGGAGCCTCCAGAAACCCCTGTGACGATACCTACTGTGGAACTGCTCCTGAGTCTGAGATCGAGGTCAAGCATGTGGCCGACTTCATCCGCAAGAACAGGTCCATCATTAAGGGCTACCTCACCATCCACTCCTACggccagctgctgctcttcccCTACTCCTACACCTATAAGCTGGCTGCAGACCACAGTGAGCTG ATGAAGGTTGCTCAGGgggcctctgctgctctgcgtAGTCTGTATGGTACTCGCTACACCAGTGGACGTGGTATTACAACCATCT ACGCCGCTGCTGGAGGCTCCGACGACTGGGCCTACGACCTGGGAGTGAAGTATTCCTACACCTTCGAGTTGCGTGACAAAGATACTTATGGCTTCCTGCTGCCCGAGTCTCAGATCAAGCCCACATGTGAGGAGACCATGCTGGCCGTCAAGTACATTGCCGCCTACGTGCAGAAGAACCTCTATTAA